In Glycine max cultivar Williams 82 chromosome 10, Glycine_max_v4.0, whole genome shotgun sequence, the DNA window TTTGCAATGTGCTTGACCCTGACtagatattttctttcttaaagtAATATTGGCATCTGTATTACAATTTGAATGAGACCATCTATTGGTTCAGCTTAGCCATAGAAGAAGAATTTTCTAAGGTAGTTAATAGCACCGAGTATTTTGCTGTAGTCTCTTCTCTTTCCTCGCCCTTCTTTTAATCATTGTTTTATGTCAGTTGAAACAGGAAAGTAATCATTCTATATGCTTGTTGACTAGTACTACTCATTTATTGCAGGTTGTTGTCAAGGATTTTGTTTCTAGAGCTGTTGTAGCACAATTTAGGGCTCATACTAGTCCAATATCTGCATTATGTTTTGACCCAAGTGGGACACTCTTAGTTACAGCCTCAATTCATGgcaacaatattaatatatttcgaATTATGCCATCCTGCTCAAGGAATGGATCGGGTTCACAAAGCAGTGATTGGAGCTATTCACATGTGCACCTTTACAAGCTCCACCGTGGCATGACATCTGCTGTATGCTCCTGTTCTCAGTGTTTCTTTAATGCCTTTTATGTTTAGAACCCAGATTTGATTTTGATCAACTGTTAGTGTAAATCTTTTTGTAATACCATCTAATGATATGTTGACATCATTGAAAGAGTTAAACTTCCTAGGTTCAAAGTTCTTTACTGATTTGACAGTATATGCTTGGATGATAGTGTAAATAACaggatatgaaaattaaatacttCTGTTTATATACTTGAGAAGGGTTTTACTTAATTGTGTATATTATTATACAGGTAATACAAGATATTTGTTTTAGCCATTACAGTCAGTGGGTTGCCATCATTTCCTCTAAGGGAACTTGTCATATTTTTGTTCTTGCCCCATTTGGTGGTGAGACAGTTCTTAAGATGCACGATCAAGACACTGATGGGCCTGCTCTGTTGCCAATTTTTCCTCTGCCATGGTGGTTCACTCCACATTTCACAGTAAACCAGCAGCAGTATTGCCTGACACCCCCACCTCCTGTTGTTCTTTCTGTGGTTAGccgaataaaaaatagtaatgctGGATGGCTCAATACGGTTAGTAATGCTGCGTCTTCTGCGGCAGGGAAAGTCTCAATCCCATCTGGTGCTGTTTCTGCTGTCTTTCATAGTTCCATTCCTTATAATTCACACAATGCATACTcaaaaattcatgccatggaGCACTTATTAGTTTATACCCCTTCTGGTCATTTAATTCAATATAAACTACTGCCACCATTGGTGGCAGAGCCAAGTGAAACTGCTTCAAGAACAGCCCCAGTTCCTTCAGCACAGATACAAGAAGAAGATTTGCGTGTGAAGGTTGAACCTGTTCAATGGTGGGATGTCTGTAGGAGATATGATTGGCCAGAAAAAGAAGTGGGCATATTGGGGAATACTGTTGTTAGACTGGAAGCTGTGGAAATGATCTTGGATAGTTCAGATTATGAAGATAATAATAGTGTCGGGAACAATAATTCTATAAAACTTAATAATGAGCAATGCCACTTCTCAAATGTAGAGGTACATATAAGCTCTGGGCGGATACCAATTTGGCAGGAATCTGAGGTAATCATTTGATTTCTGTGCTGAACATTCTTcaacattattttattctttcaatcAAGATCAAACTATTTTTCGGTCAATTTCAGGTGTCTTTCTTTGTGATGAGTCATTCGGAAGCCGGAGAGCTGAATTTATGTGAACTTAATACAAGTGGAGAAATTGAAATAGAGAATATTCCCGTTAACGAGATTGAAATAAAACAGAAGGATCTGTTGCCCATCTTTGACCATTTCCATAGAATTCAATCTACTTGGGGTGACAGGTAATGATCACATTTATCTCCTTATTGTTGGTTCATTGGATGTCTTGTAGTAACtatccattaaaaaaatttccattCTAGATACATTCAATTGGGATATCAGTCTCAGATTTTCTACACTGATGAATATGTTTGAGTCTCCTCTTAGAGTTgtcaaagattaatttttaagttaCAGTTAGTGCCTGATCTTGCTCTTTACTGCTCTGCGTTTCTTTTATCCTTGCAATTTCTTGCTGAGATGCTACTCTCCTGTTTCCACTTCCTTTCTTTTGTTGCAATGGTAGGGTGTTCACCAGCTATTTCCTCTCGTCTCCagcctttttttctttctccaattcttcttttgttgtttttcttgattctttttttggtCCATCCagcaattttgatttttctctGCTACCATGGTTCTTTTCTTGCCTATTGATCCCAAGAACTTCATCCCCACTTCTGTTTTCTTCCTCCTCTAAATCTTGAAGACAAGCCCAAAGATATGATTCCACTTGAGCACAACCTTCTCGAAGGTCAACCTGGTAACCTTCTAGTTGCTCTTTTCCAAGAACACACCTCCATTGCAGAGCTTATCCTCTCAATGCAAATTCAGCAACGCACAATATTTTCTCCTCCTCACATACTCCAATGGTTCCAAACTACTGTCTAATTTGAGCAGCCCTCATTAAGCTTCTTTCCCATCAAATCTTGGCATCATTTTACGAACAATTTGCACGCAGCTCCAAGATCAGAGCTCTGATACTAGTTGATAGAAACTTGATCAGAATTACATAAAGAAAATTACCTGACTTGTGGAACTTCGAGGGTCTGCACCTCCCAATGCCCAAAACAAATGACAAGATGATCTCTCTTCCCTCCCCTCTTATTTTTTTGGGCAACATGCCTTATTTCTGTAACCAATTTTCCTAACTAATGAACAAACTAATGGATATCTAtcactttgtttatttttatctatcatTAGCGATGCAGCTATAATCTTATGTGCTATCTGGAAATGCTTTATTtaagtttgaaaaatataatataactagGAAGTCATGACTCATGAGTTTGAAACATCCTGTTTGTGTCAAGCTTCTATTATCCTATCCTTTCCCTCTTGCTTTTACATGGTTTATATATGGAGTCTAGCTATGGATAGTTTTATAGTGAGACTTTAAACTTTAACTTGATTCTGTGTTTACTGACCAAAGATATTGAGTGTTTAGGGGAGCATTGTTTAATTTGTCATTCGTTTGAATTTATGTTTGGACAGTTGCTTCATCTTTGTACTAACTTGTGACTGAAATTTGAAAACATCTGTATAACTGTCCATGCACACGCTAACAAATTCTACAACTTTTGTCAGAGGTATTGTTATGGGAAGATGCTCTAGCTCTTCATCTGATTCACATGGAACTGAAGAGAAGTTGTCAGAAGATGCTGCAATTTTCCATTCAAAGTTGATGGTACCTGGCTTAGCTGAAAAGACATTTGTTGGTAAGATAAGCAATTCAATCTGAAATCTtctgttatattttttagtgaACTATGCAGCTCACTTGTTCTTGACTACTATTATCTTAGACTTGTTTgcaattttttcttcaattaactTGCCTAATAATGAGATTAATTGCAAGAACAGAGAGGTAGTTGTATTGGTATCACCTCTTTTAAgcctcaaaagtcaaaactgtTGACAAAAATGATGTTTCCGCAGGTGCCTCAAATTTTGCAGATGGTGCAAGTGCAAAGTTAAAATCATCAAAACATGAAAAAGCCGGTGACAGTTTCAATTCAAGCTTAAGTGGCTGTGATTTGAATATGAATGTCACTCGCGAGGAGTCAATAAGTGACTCACCAGACTTTGAGCAATGTTTTCAAGAAGGTTATTGTAAAGCATCAGTTGACTGTCGTGAATCAACAGAAGTTATTACTGATGTGGATTGTAGCAGTCCCTGTGGCAGGGAGAAATCTGATGAAGATGGTGATAATGATGACATGCTCGGTGATGTATTTGACTTCTCTGAAGAAGGTATGAATCTGAATCAGTTACCTTTTGATTTCAATGATATTCAGTTTAGCTATAGTTGCTTTGTGTGTGACATACGaagatgtgtgtgtgtgtgtgtatagagagagaaaattctcaccattcattttcttaaaatctgATAGTGGTAACGAGTTGCTAATTTAATCATTAGATTTCAAGAAAATCAATGATTAGGATGAAGACTAACTCTTTTAAAGTTATTCTTGAAGTAAATTGATATctcctcatatatatataatgattgtCATATCTTGTCTGTTTGGttcctatttttcttaaaactacAAAATGCTTGTGATGCAGGTTGAAgactactattttattttatgcttgTCTCCCTCTTGGAATTGCTGTAAATTTGGTGATGTAAAggaaattaatttgacaaatgCAGGTGATTTCCTTGCAACAAGCTAAATGCTACTAACCATTGATTCAAGGAATTTAATGTTCTTTGCTCTCAAGATTCCTTCCCAGTTCAATGATTCTTCTGACCTTCTAATTTTCATGTAAATGATGTATATTGAAATTCATAACTACAAATTATTTGTGTGGGTTCTGGGTGGGTTCTTTAAATgtgtgtattatattttttttcttcatagttCATTGCTTTGGAGGCTAAGGGAACAGGCGAAAGAGAAAAGGGGGAGGGGGCAGATAGCTTGTTTGTTTTACTCTGCTCTCTTTTGTTCTCATTCATGCAGGGATTATTTATATTTCTCGTGACACTCTTGCTGAATTCAAGAGATTCATTTGTCCATTGGAAAATAGTATCTTGTTCTTGAAAGGTATGTACATAAAAATAACGCTATTTGCTGTTACATTCTTGTCTCCTTAATGGCTTGAGAGCAGAATACGTATATCTAGCATATTATCATCcaataaaatagaagaattttgaattaaattaactttccgaaaaacaaaagcaagGTGTTATACActtgtcaaaaaaaattataaggattaaaaataataaaaaaaggaaaatttaaaataaaattttattatatctatagagattaaaaatatgaCCTCATTTTCCTACTTATAGCTTGTTATTtataaggttaaaaaaaaaaagcaaatatgAACTAATTTCAAGCAAGGATGATTCTTTAGAGCCAAGAATAACTAAGaggattaaattttaatttaacaagcGTAAAGTTTAAACTAATGAATTGTtctatagtttaatttttttaagtggtgcatatgaattttttttaattagatatgatGTGTCATTTACGTATTTAGTGAAAGTGCAACACttcaacaatgtttttttttttatatccaaACAAAGatgtaattctaattaaactcaATAAAAGTCCTGCAAGCTGCTATTATTTTCAGAAATGTTCGTTAatcgtttgattttttttcttacatgagCTGATGATGatcctttatatttttgttaagttttctagtaaaaataaataaataagaaaaatattatacactaataatataaaagattttaaatagttatttaattataatttattatatataataagtttattgatttttaaaataatttaaaatattacactCAATAAATAAAACGGAAAATATATTAAAGCAAACTAGGCACACACACCCAAAAAACTGCACTGGGATCCTCTCCAGCAGTTATTTCTCTGCTACATAAATCTGGATCATAGAGTACATaatatttctctcctctttgaTTTATGATGTATAATTATTAAGTATATATTTGGGAATCTGTTGCAAATAGATATTGATGGTAAAAGGaaatttgtaaaaggattttcaTTCTTCCCTTTTCATTTAGTTTGTAGTGAATTCAATTTGATGTTGGAATTCGTGTATAAGTTGGATTGGAAATCAAACATGTTCTAAGTGTGTGTTTAAATAACTGAATggaattaattttgtaatattgattttagttaaaattgacttttttttcaAGAGTTagttaaaattgatgttaaagtAACgtgatttatgtttaaatatttttattaggaaATTAAACTAGGAGtaaaattagtatatttttttttattcaacgtaaaaagttatttattattattttaatttagaattaattttaaatccataatcaattttaaaattttctttaacgtgaaactaaatatataaaatttatttgtaaacttaaaatcaattctGCATGATAAAACTAAACACGAAATAAATGTTGAGATTTTGCTAGATGTTTGCTGCAGGCACAATAAGTTAGCTAGAGAGGATCCCAATAACAACTTAGGAGGCAACTCCAGCCAGGGAAGCAATGCAATCCAAGGATTGTAATTAAAGGTAAAAGCAGACCACGTCAAACTTTGACGGGCATGAGTCTCACTTACATCATAATatacaatattaataataattacattttttaattgtgtATATTATGTTCTAGAAATGGACTAGTAAAAATGAGTGAAAGTAATGATGGAgtaatttaaagtaattttaatgAGCACGCCGCATACAGTGGATAGCatcaaaggtttttttttttttgaaagaaataagaTCAAAGGTTAAggataaatagaaaatttatctaaataaaaaaaatgttaaaatatattggtAACAGTTCTGTATATTGTCAACAATTGATAAGTTTCTGTTTTCTCCAAATGACTTATACAAAAATGCtactttttgtttgttaattatgatttcattttttctacAATTATTTGCTATAAATGTTGGcaataattttgatataaagcATGGTGGGTGGGTGGGTGTAAAGGAATGTGTGAGGTGTTTGTTCATACTCGGCATGGTTGGGTGAGAACAAAACGGGGATGGTGTGGCGTAGTTTGAGGATTGAGCCTATGAGGGACCGAAGAAGCCAAGGTTTGTGATCCCAGCCACACATAATTGTGCTGTGTATCAAATGGTTTGTCAGATATGGTGCTGAGAAAATTATTCAACCTGGATTGAAAGAAAAACGAATAACATTTGGAGGCAGCTGCCTGCTCAATAATTGGTTCAAgaccaaaaattaaaagtaaaaaggtAGTAAAACAGTATAGCAATAATAACTCGGTATTGTACACTGATATGCTCTCAGATAAGATAGTTGCCACCATGCATGCATCTAGGTATATACGAATAGGAAAATAATTGTTGGAAACCTTGAGTTAGATAGGAAGAAAAGAGAGATAAGattcatttaattaatgatatagTGTGATAAAAAGAGATATCAAGAAAGattgagagaaataaaaggtaCTAATGGGatgtttgaaattttgtgaatgtCCAAATACAATCACTCATATGAATAATCTTCTATTTTGGTTTTGGGAGAAACAGGCAAAAGATAACACATGAATGCAAAATTGCCATTGCGAAATTGAGCAATAATGTTATTTTCtcataaaatttatgaatatcTTTGTAGTAACTTTAAACAGAAGACGTTCAACAAAAGAATATCTATTACTTTTAagaatttaacatttttgaaaCAATTAAGAAATTTGGTGATcaagtaaatataataaacagtGAAGCAAGTACACTTTTACTTTGTGGGGGCACCTATAATATATAAGGAACGTTGGGGGGGAAAAGTTGTTGTTATTTaagtataatatttattgatggATGGGTGGGCTTTGGATACCCGGACATCCTACACCTTTGTACTCTTTCAACCTTGCAGTGGTGGGAAGGGTGCATTAAGTGCATGAAATCTACCAAATACTAATAGGCTTGGATATGGAAAAGCTCCAAGACAAATGAGGGTGGTCCCTTCTTCCCAGTTTTTGTACCTCCAATTATTCACCAGCATATGCAGTTTGTGATGTGCCACCAAACCCACTTTCGGCTTGTTGATTGTGGAAGAAAATGGGCAAGCTAAGCTTCTGCTTCAGCTTCTGGTGCCTTGTGTAATTGTAATTGTTTTGTGCCCCTCAGCATCAGCTGAACAAGGGACCCAACTTTGCTCCACTGCCTCTGCTTGCTAGTCACTACACACTGACCACTGCAGAGATTTGTGTTCTAGGTATACTGTTAAATGGGTCACACAGGACTCGTGGGCTCTTCTTAATGACCACGCAGGACATTGATACTGACGTctaatttataatcaaatttaggtgtggttcttaattgaatttgatactttttttatgaaagaaatTTTAGATGCATTGAATCCTCTGAACTCATTACTCATTAGAGTTAAGATAAAAGCTTGTTTAAAGACATACTATCAAATTACTCaccaacaaaattattaaatcaacAACGAAAATTATCAAACCAACATGCTTATAGGATGTGAATtcgtttcattttttatcaacTAAATCAACtcaatcaaatataatttttttatttttaatattgatgtAGAtcttaaatatcattttttattgtattagtTTATTCACTTTATTGAATCAGAAGTTTAATGTTTTATAGTGGATTGAAACTTGATACAATCAGTAAGTAATGGAAATGGAGTTTGTTCTAaaccattaattaaattaaaatgaagtgGAACTATTCAATAATATGTATAAACTGAAACTGACAAGAATTCCGAATTATGGATTATGCTTACTGCCTATAATTGGTGATTTTTTCATCCAGCACCGTCAGCCGACATCTCCTTCCGttcagaataaaaatacatttatttggttttttattACAAGGTTTACATTATCGTTGTTATTTTTCGGGAACAAACGCGTGGCTGATTTTCTCTGGTACCTATAATAATCATAAGCATGGTAATTGTTGTGATGGTAAAATAATTTagcatttgaaattcaaatgaaaagcACTGTATTTCTCATATTTACCGACAAAGGTAGAATCACAGGGTAAAGATGAAGTTCATGTCTAACGTGGGCTCAACAGAaagtaaaatctaaaataaaaattgagattttttattttattttaaataataagatgatatgtgaaatctaaaattaatcacaaatgttaaaaaatctaaaattcaaatttttgttactCTATTCTTAGCTAACGATGttcacataaatataaataagtatATAATTGTCAATGTGAGCATTTGGTTGGAGgctaatatatataagtagccTTGGTCAGAGGTTCTATtcattgtttaaataaaatgtgTAACTGATTTTAAATCTTgatatttatgtttgatttttactTGCAAAAGAAATTAGAATACTctgacataaaaaataaataaaatgaggaAGCACCCCCACTCATTGGGTGTGCTTAATCAGACAACTCGTGCATACCTGACGCACAACTTAAAGGATACTTACTGTTCAAAGATTGCCCCCTACAATTCAGCTTAGCTTCAGACGCGTATACTAATTCCACTTCACTTCaggtccccccccccccccctcaaaaATCTCTCTGGCCATCTTCAGCTTCCAACTTTTTTCATACTTTCAAAAAAATAGGTTTAATCATCTATTTAATTCATATAGTTTTTAAACTTatctcttttagtccttataattaataaacaaatattttagtctctaaagttaataaataaattttttaatttctaaagtttaaatcttaatttttaaaaaatttctcgtgttaaaattttataaatctgTTAGTTAAAGAATCTTAATgacaattaagaattaaaatataaattttaaaaattaaaaaatctacttATTAACGgattaaaatagataaatttaaaaattataaaaattaaatgagtaattaaacttaaaaaaatacatgtgaacTTAATATGTCAGATTTCTTTTTCATAGAATCATTAACTTAttgattgatatatatttttaaaaatttaatgattattttatacataattaaaCTTTCAGAAACCAAAATACACAAGATAaacttttagaaaacaaaattatacatttacTCCCCTTTCTATTTTGCCGCTTGTGAAAAAAACCATTGAAATTTGGACTTTCAGATACGGAAAGGTTAGAACATACCGCGGACACTTATGGTAAGAAAGATGGCTCCCTTAAGGAATGAAGTAAAGAATAATCCATgttaaaatagatattttatatatcCAAACTGTTATcactcaaattaattaaaaacattatgtCCAAATCTTAAACctctttcataaaaataaaagatactaTGTATGTGTGTCTTTTATGCAATTATAAGTaggtaatttttctttaaagtgGTGTATCTCAATTGAAagttaaagattaattattCAAGACactaaaatttatctaaaagaTTGATTTCTCACAAAATATGACTTTTTATATTTAGCACCTAGTATtgactaattatatatatatatattagacattaaatttatttatataaactaaTACGTAGTATTACTTttgttagataaaaataatctgacagtaaaaataaatataagaatattttataaaCTGTAATTGTATTAGTAATCATGAGTGATGACTATAAAATTAAACAGAGCAGCATTTTCCTACCtcatcatcaaagagaaaaatgaaaagtgtGGGGGCATAGGTGCCATATTCTATGGTAAATTGTTgcttttcgatttttttttctgagattttcgaattaattaataacagtTGTTCATGGGAAGCATCACCCAATCAAACATCGACAGCAACGGCAAGTACAACAAATGCGAGAGCAGCAACTCAGAGATATAATTAGTCTCTAGTATTACAAATAGCACACTTCAGAATTTCTCAAGGGAAAGCGATAGAGTAGAAAGATTACACCAGATATATATTCTATACAATAACTACAAGTCTAAATCCTATCCTATATCATACTAAATTAGCGTAAAATTGATAgataagttaaattttaattatctgtTACTTAGAACATTTCATTTGTCGTTTGGAAAAgacaaaatcattaaaaaatatcttaagatGCCCTCTAGAAAGTTTATCTTTCCCTCTCTTCATGACAGCGAGCTGTGAAGCAAGTGAATTGTGTTgccaagaaaaaataatattgcccCATACTTGACCTACTCTTCATTCGATTCtttgtttgagtttttttttttaaaaagaatttaaaaactaaatatgtttaaaaacatgtaatgattatataatttttaaaaatcattataactttttaattagcaatttcttggaaaaatcatatcaaagaactacttttttttaactcaatcgaatatttttataaaaacttgGTATGTGAGCGGAATAGAGTAAAAAATGTTGTTCTGTTCTTTTGGTATCATCCTTCTAGTAAAATTAAACTCTACTACCTTATGGTTTTTATAtcatgttatttttctttttcaaatataccaaacataaaataaattaaaatgttgtgTTCGTTCCGTTTTAACAAGTTTATTAAACTTTACCTCTTTGGATATAATGATCAGGAAGTTGGTGAGGTTCACTTTATTGCTTCTGCAGTTCAAAAAATAGCAAGTTAAGCTTAGTTTTAGCAAGAATTTTACAGGGAAGTGTGAAGTGAGGGGCTTAGGATCTtgactttgaaaagaaaaaataatacctTTACCCCATATAGGCAAGTCACCACCTAGGGTTGAGGGGtggaatttaaaatgataagcaaggtttttaagaaaataatgcaAAGCAAGAAGAGATAAAGATGGAGGTAATATCTACTAATCTACTAAGAAAAAAGGGAGGCAATAATTACCAAATGAAAAAGATGGAAACATGAATGGTACGTGGCGTGAGTTTTAGATTAGATCTATTGGTCCTATTAGTTTAAACTATTAGAGGTAAAGGTGGCCAGAAATGATAGGTTGATGGGGAAGCAATGAACAGAAACACAATAAGTGACTGACtttgaaaactgttttcatatgattaaagaaatatatgtgtatatatatatatatatatatatatatatatatatatatatatatatatatatatatatattataaaacataaatgataGTTGTctcaagtataaaataaaaaccacaCTATATAAACTAGGCAGAAGAAGAAATCAGtacctaaaaaaatattgagtggCTGGTTAGAACTTGAGACTAATAATGGATGGTATAGTTCAACTGCAGAGGCAACTTGTTGATTATACTGCTTCCCTATTTCATGAGGTAAGTAAGCATGCTATGCAATTGCCATTACACATTAAGatgaaatagaaaagggaaGGTTCATAAGTCATAAGCTATGTTTATTGTGTTACTTACTTCATCTGCTTTCTGGTTTGTCTTGCCATTTCTTGCTGTGGTGATGTCTATCAAAAGGGTTTTCTAGATGACCAATTTAACCAGCTTCAGCAACTTCAAGATGAAAGCAACCCAGATTTTGTGGTTGAAGTGGTGACTCTCTTTTTTGAAGATGCGGAGAGGCTTCTTAATGAGCTCACAAAAACACTGTAAGGGTACCAAAATTTCCTGCTTTATTATACACATCTTTAGACCAAGTAATCATGTATCTTTTGGAAACTCTTCCAAAACTCAACATTTTAATAATGTTGATTCATTCATCTCAAATAGAGGCCAGCCAAGCATTGATTTTAAAAGGTTGGATGCTCATGTTCACCAGTTGAAGGGTAGCAGCTCCAGGTAAATAATTCTTCATAACTAGAATCTatctcaaaaaaaattatgttggtCATGTTGGTTTTGCTTTCTTAAGTTGGTGGAAGTTGTATCCACTTGAAATACCACATTATTGGTCACAGTTGTATTATTATTGCTAATAACATGTAGCATAGTGGCATGGACCTCACCTTTGTTAGAACCTATTCTGGAGGATACATTTTCATTTGTCTTTTACCTTACGATTTGGTCTTTTTACAACTATCAAAAGTTTGATAAAGTTATTGGGAAATGCAGCATTGGAGCACAGAGAATTCACAGAGTCTGCATTTCCTTCCGAAACTCTTGTGAGGAGCAAAACGTTGAAGGGTAAGGTTCTTGACAATTCCATATCAAAATTCTTATATATTCTATGCCTATAAATCTTGCAAAATATCATGTGGCCTAGTtgtttttatggtttttttttctttcttaaaaagaaaattctccatattctgaaagaaaaaaaaaatgcttggtGTTCAGGTGTCTTAAAAACTTGCAACAGGTGAAACAGGAGTATTCCTTGGTGAAAAGCAAGCTTGAAACTCTCTTCAGGGTAAGGGCATGAGGATCTTCGATCTCTAGTACTTTCTATAAAATCATGAGAAGCTGTTAATATCTACAATCTTTTTATATGTCTTTCTATTTATGTGATTATAGATGGAGCAACAGATTTTGGCTGCAGGTGGGTAGTGTGATACGAGGCAGAGATATTTTGCAGCCATTGCAATTTGCAAACAACACTCCGAACAAATCATGTCCAATCTGCAAACAAAGCAACCCCACTTCTATGTTGTATTTTAACTTTGTGTATGATTTTGTCCAGTGGATCATGGTTGTGAAATTGGATTTATCATTTAAGCCAGAGTTGGCCCATATTTAGTCCAAAAGCAATGTGAATAACCCATGATCTCTTAGCTGTTCAAATATTAACTATCTTAATTTTTGCCTATAAACTGTCTTCGAT includes these proteins:
- the LOC112998147 gene encoding autophagy-related protein 18h isoform X1; the protein is MKNQSKDNGCSSKSSNGFVPSSFKFISSCIKTASSGVLSAGASVAASISGDGNDRKDQVLWACFDRLELGPSSFKNVLLLGYSNGFQVLDVEDASNVRELVSKRDDPVSFLQMQPVPEISEGCEGFRASHPLLLVVACDKSKIPGKMLNVRDGHNETQAENIVSSATAVRFYSLRSHTYVHALRFRSTVYMVRCSPRIVAVGLATQIYCFDALTLENKFSVLTYPVPQLGGQGMIGVNIGYGPMAVGPRWLAYASNSSLLSNTGRLSPQSLTPPAVSPSTSPSSGNPVARYAMESSKNLAAGLINLSDMGYKTLSKYYQDLIPDGSCSPVSSNSSWKVSRFASNSTETDPAGMVVVKDFVSRAVVAQFRAHTSPISALCFDPSGTLLVTASIHGNNINIFRIMPSCSRNGSGSQSSDWSYSHVHLYKLHRGMTSAVIQDICFSHYSQWVAIISSKGTCHIFVLAPFGGETVLKMHDQDTDGPALLPIFPLPWWFTPHFTVNQQQYCLTPPPPVVLSVVSRIKNSNAGWLNTVSNAASSAAGKVSIPSGAVSAVFHSSIPYNSHNAYSKIHAMEHLLVYTPSGHLIQYKLLPPLVAEPSETASRTAPVPSAQIQEEDLRVKVEPVQWWDVCRRYDWPEKEVGILGNTVVRLEAVEMILDSSDYEDNNSVGNNNSIKLNNEQCHFSNVEVHISSGRIPIWQESEVSFFVMSHSEAGELNLCELNTSGEIEIENIPVNEIEIKQKDLLPIFDHFHRIQSTWGDRGIVMGRCSSSSSDSHGTEEKLSEDAAIFHSKLMVPGLAEKTFVGASNFADGASAKLKSSKHEKAGDSFNSSLSGCDLNMNVTREESISDSPDFEQCFQEGYCKASVDCRESTEVITDVDCSSPCGREKSDEDGDNDDMLGDVFDFSEEGDFLATS
- the LOC112998147 gene encoding autophagy-related protein 18h isoform X2; its protein translation is MKNQSKDNGCSSKSSNGFVPSSFKFISSCIKTASSGVLSAGASVAASISGDGNDRKDQVLWACFDRLELGPSSFKNVLLLGYSNGFQVLDVEDASNVRELVSKRDDPVSFLQMQPVPEISEGCEGFRASHPLLLVVACDKSKIPGKMLNVRDGHNETQAENIVSSATAVRFYSLRSHTYVHALRFRSTVYMVRCSPRIVAVGLATQIYCFDALTLENKFSVLTYPVPQLGGQGMIGVNIGYGPMAVGPRWLAYASNSSLLSNTGRLSPQSLTPPAVSPSTSPSSGNPVARYAMESSKNLAAGLINLSDMGYKTLSKYYQDLIPDGSCSPVSSNSSWKVSRFASNSTETDPAGMVVVKDFVSRAVVAQFRAHTSPISALCFDPSGTLLVTASIHGNNINIFRIMPSCSRNGSGSQSSDWSYSHVHLYKLHRGMTSAVIQDICFSHYSQWVAIISSKGTCHIFVLAPFGGETVLKMHDQDTDGPALLPIFPLPWWFTPHFTVNQQQYCLTPPPPVVLSVVSRIKNSNAGWLNTVSNAASSAAGKVSIPSGAVSAVFHSSIPYNSHNAYSKIHAMEHLLVYTPSGHLIQYKLLPPLVAEPSETASRTAPVPSAQIQEEDLRVKVEPVQWWDVCRRYDWPEKEVGILGNTVVRLEAVEMILDSSDYEDNNSVGNNNSIKLNNEQCHFSNVEVHISSGRIPIWQESEVSFFVMSHSEAGELNLCELNTSGEIEIENIPVNEIEIKQKDLLPIFDHFHRIQSTWGDRGIVMGRCSSSSSDSHGTEEKLSEDAAIFHSKLMVPGLAEKTFVGASNFADGASAKLKSSKHEKAGDSFNSSLSGCDLNMNVTREESISDSPDFEQCFQEGYCKASVDCRESTEVITDVDCSSPCGREKSDEDGDNDDMLGDVFDFSEEG
- the LOC100306665 gene encoding uncharacterized protein LOC100306665, yielding MDGIVQLQRQLVDYTASLFHEGFLDDQFNQLQQLQDESNPDFVVEVVTLFFEDAERLLNELTKTLGQPSIDFKRLDAHVHQLKGSSSSIGAQRIHRVCISFRNSCEEQNVEGCLKNLQQVKQEYSLVKSKLETLFRMEQQILAAGG